The genomic stretch AACAAACGCGCCGGTATTTATTATGAAAGTTCTCCAATTCACAATCCCTGTTCAGCAGGATAAAACTATTGTTGCAAGAGAAGATATATTGCCTTATTTCTATCCGTACCTTCATAAGCATAAAGAAATGCAGATTACCTGGGTACAACAGGGCGATGGAACGTTGGTCGCCAACAACAATATGCATCTTTTTCAAAACAATGATGTATTCGTTATAGGCGCAGACCTGCCACACGTATTCAAAAGCACGTCTTCTTATTTTATCAAAGAGAGTAATAAGCATATCCGTTCTCTTGATATATTTTTCGACCCGGATGTTATTTGCGATTCGTTGCTGAATATACCGGAACTCCGAAATCTCCGCACTTTTTTGAAAAATGCGCAAAACGGCTTTAGGGTTCCAAAAGAGATGGCGCATAAAGTGTCTGCCAAGATGCTTCATATAAAGGAGTTGGACAATGGTCTTGTGCGCACGCTGCAATTTATAGAACTACTGCAAATACTGGCATCTGTTGATTCGCCGGAAAAATTATCGGCAGATATTTCATCTTCATTTAATAATGAAAACGACGGTATCCGCATCAGTCATATCTATAATTATATTATGCGCAATTATGAAAGAGACATTACGCTTGAAGAAGTGGCACGGCAGGCATATATGACACCGCAAGCTTTTTGCCGCTATTTCAAGAAACACACGAGACATACTTTTGTCTCTTTCCTGAACGAAATACGTATTAATGAAGCACGCAAGCAATTGTCAACAGGAAATTACGAAAGCATTTCGGGAGTTGCATATAATTGTGGATTTAACAGTATCTCCAATTTTAATCGCGTTTTTAAATCGATAACACAACAAGCACCTACCGATTATGTGGAAACTTTGAAAAATGGTGTTGAACAAGAAAACTTTGAATACGGTGGCTCACTTACCAATTATGCCCTTTATTAAAGACACGTGTAAAAAGAACCTGCCGCAAATCATCGTTAATGATAAATTAATCCCGATTAATCTTCATAGACGGAAGACAATGTCATAACCGGAACCGGCGGATGAAGAATAAACGAATTGCTTTCGCTCTTGTGAAACCATCCGTGTTTTTTGGGATGAATAATCAATAAATCGGGATGATTATTTGTTACATATTCTTCTATCCCGCTTTCAACCTTATCGTTATTGATAAAATGAAATTCGGGTTGAAAACATCCAAGCTGCTGCTCAGCAGTAACTGAGCCTGCAAGACTGTCTGCCCCCGATTTTTTCTCATTACTTATGTAAACAACGTCCAATTTCGGGGAGAAACTTTTCAACCAACTTCTTAAATGTTCCCATGAAATATCGCCAGGATTTTCGAGATCAATTGCCAAGGCAACTTTTCTGAAACCATTGAATGTTACAGGATTCACAGGAATAATCACAACAGGAAACGGATTATACTTTGCGATAGCAATAGCATGACTTCCAAAAACAAAACGCTCCAACGAACCGGTCATATGCGCAGCAATAAAAACAGCAAAAGGCTTTACTTTTTCACACAATAATTCAAGCTCGGAATTAACGATACCTACTTTAAAGCAAGTATCAACAGGAATTTTCCCTGACGTATTTTTCGTTATTTCAAGCTCTAATGCAGACAATAATTCCTTGCTTGTATCTATTTCCATATCATATACTTCTTGCGATAGCGGATATTCCGACCAAACCGGCTCAACAGTAATATTATGGAAAATAATCAACTTTGCTTTCAGTTGCAATGCCACATTTGCAGCATATTCGACAGCTTTATTTGCCTCATTGGAAAAATCAGTCGAAGCGATTATCGTTTTCATTTTTGGTAAATTTGTTTATGCAAAAATATCTTTGACAGCACCAAAAATCAATGACAAGAAAACATAAAAAAGATGATTAAAATCAAGAATACGAAAGATTAGCCACAGTAACGAGTTTCTACATTGCTCAATATTTGTCGGATGCTTTACTTTCTTTAACGAAGTTTCGAGATAAATAAAAATATTTTTCTTCGTTTATTGTTGCCCCAAGATTTGTTTGGTAAATTTCTTTAAAAACAAAAAGCAGCTATGAGGTCAATTCATAACTGCTTGGTTTTCAGCTCTCCCTGTTGGACTTGAGCCAACGACCCTCTGATTAACAGAAAGATTTATATAATTATCAATTATTAGCAACAAATAATAAATTTCTAATTATATAATTGATAATCAATAAATTAAAAATTAGTTAGTGATAATTGTTATCAATTAATAATAAGATTTGATAAAAAATGTGTGCTAAAATGTGTATCACATTTTATAAGTTTGCATTATGAAAAACGAAAGAATTGATTGCAAGGTTATCCTTGATAAACGCAGGGAAAGTAAAAATCACACTTATCCTTTAAGGATGAGATTGACCTTCAAACGAAAAAGAAAATATTACAGCATAACGACTAAATTAACAGAGGAAGATTGGAATATACTCAACTCCGAATCTGTCAAAGGCCAGTTACGAAAAATAAGGAATGATATTGCCAAAGTTGAGGAAACGGCGAAAGATGTGATAAAATCTATACCCGCCTTTTCGTTTAAAGAATTTGAAGAAAGGTTCTTTAATAAAAGAACAAAAGAAGAATATCTTTCTTTTTACTTCTCCGAATACATTCAGACTCTCCGAAAAAATGAACAAGTTAAGACAGCGATATCTTATGAAACCGCAATTAACTCATTGACAAAATTTAAAAAAAATATAAAGCCTACGGAAATAGATGTAAAATTTTTATCTGAATACGAAAAATGGATGCTCAAGAATAAGAAAAGCAATTCGACTATCGGAATTTATTTACGAAATTTAAGAAGCATTATGAATATCTTAAAAGAAAAAAAATTGATTTCCGAAAATGAATATCCTTTCGGAAGAAAAAAATACCAAATACCGCAAGGAAGAAATGTAAAAAAGGCTATTCCACTGCCTTATATTAAACAGATATTTGACTACAAAATTTCAGATGACAATTTATTTAAAGAGCGTTCTAAAGATTTTTGGTTATTCAGCTATCTTGCAAACGGAATGAATTTTACCGACATTGCTAATTTGGTTTGGGGCGATTTTTCAGATGATTCATTTGTTTTTATACGTTCCAAAACCAAGCGAACAACTAAACATAACCCACACCCTATTACTGTAATGAGGAATGAATATATAAACGCAATAATAAAAAAATGGGGGAATGTTGAAAAAGCAAAATATCCCGATGAATTGGTTTTTAATCATTATTGTCCGACTAAAATCGGGTATAAATCTGCTGTAACTCTCTATAGTAAAGGACTACAGCATAAAAAGTTATTGTTTCAAAATTGGGGGAGTACCCCCGATTTTTTTTCTATGGTGTAAAAGCAAAAGAAGCGTTGTGTGTTTTTCTCCATGCCTTATACGTGTCTTTGATAAACTCTAACAACGATACATAGCTCATCAGGTGCAATCTTATAACGGTGATCATGTTGGCAAAAGATTTCCTGGTTGCAGCTTTCTTCCTAATGACCACCATCAGCAGTTGTGCTATTAGTACGCAATATACCTGCATTTTAATAGCATTCACACTATTGCCCCAAAAGTAACGCAACGGAAAGTTCTGCTTGATTTGCTTGAACAACAATTCTATCATCCACCTGTTTTTGTATATCGTGGCTATCTGCGAAGCCGGTAAAGTAAAATTGTTGGTAATGAACACATATGCCTTGCCATCCTGGGTCTGGAACGTGATGCGCCTTAGCTTGAGCCGTTGTTCCTGTCCATTGCCGGTTTTTACCCCGATGGTGATGTATTGTTCTTTCAACACGCCTTTTGCATTTTTTTTCTTTGTTCTGTCCACCAATACTTTGGTTACGTGAAAAACAGCATTGTCCTTCATCCTGGTAACAAACCATATTTTCTGTTCCGTCCATTTCAAAAACTGACGATACACATTGTAGGCTTTATCGAACACCAGCCAACTGTTGGCAGGTAAATCCAACTCGTACAGAAACTTACGGTCATGCTCCCGGGCGGCGGTCATACGCACAAACTCAGCCACTCCGCTAAAGGCATCCATCATTGTGTGTACTTTGATGCCGCCTTTCTTGCGGCTCCCGTCTTTAGTGTTGCGCCCTACGCCACGAAGCAATTCGCTGAACAACTGAATAGTGCTGCTGTCAATTATTTTCAGATTACGGATGCTCAAGCCCCTTAACCGGCTGTCCGAGATAAAACTGTGGTATTGCTGTAACAATTCGGTATAAATCGTTTCGAACACCAGAAAACTTCTTTTGCTGTTGGCATCCGACAGCGTGCTGCGCGCAGGCGCTTTATCAAAACCCAGGTGAACCAACTTGCCTTCACAGGCTAACATCCCCTCGCACAGCTCCCGCAAACCGTTGCAATAGCTGAATACACCATACAGCAGGCTTATCAAATGTATACGTACCGGTAATTTCTTGTAGTACCGGTTGGACTGGTGTTTTCTGACTGCTTTGTTTATCAAAGAACTGCTTATTAAATTTAATATCTGCGATAATATCGGCTGTCCGGTAAATTTTATAATTTCACTCATTAGTTATTGTTTAAGCTTGGTAACTCAAACTTAACTAATCGGGCGGTTCTTCGGAACCGCTTTTTTATCTATTTTAGTCGGACAATAGTGGTTTTTAATATAATTTCAAAAGAGGATGATGCGGACACGCAGATTTCTAAAATCAATCAATTTATTAAAGTTACCAATAAATGGATGAACGCTATCGCAAAGGAATTAGGAATCGACTTTAATGTTACCACTTATGTTGCTCGTCATTCATTTGCAACTATTTTAGTTACCGAAGGGAACGCGCCTCTCGAATTTGTCGGGCAAAGCTTTGGTCATGCGAATATATCTACTACACAAAATTATTTTTCAGGCTTCGATAAAAAGAAGCAAGTAGAATTTAATAAAGCATTACTTGATTTTTCATCTCTTTCGTAATAATTTTTAATAAACAACAAAAACTTTAATTATGTCTATTATCCTCAAAGAACGACTAATGGCAGACGATAACTACTTAGTTGCCGAATTTTTACATCAAGCATTGGGAGAGCTTTTAACTGCTTCACTCTTGCAGACTTCTCAAAAATTCAGAAACAAAAATCAGCAAACATTGACTTTTGCGACCAGTGTTTACGAAGAGTATTTAAGAAGAGTGGGCGACGCTTCCGACCAATTCAAACCCAAGCTGAATTAAATGTTCTCCTATTGTAATTATCGCATTACAAGTCATGCTTGTAAACAACTGTATGGAATCTTCGTCATTGATTATCAGCCACATAGCAATTTTAACGGAAAAACCTTGCTTTTGTGGCAAATTGTGTCATATATTTGCACTGCATTACTCAAAGAGTAAAGGCACTGGCAAGTGGCTCGTCCATTCAATCGCAATGCCTAAAGTTGCGTTCCTCACTTACGAAGTGGGGCTTTTTTTTGCCCTATCTTCTCCTATATTCGTTCAAGTACCTGCGGAATTGAGTTATATTAAAATCATCAACACAATAAGAAGTTACCAATAACAAATCAGGGGCAAACTCTCGTAAAATAACAATGAAGCTAAGCTATTATTTCGGATAAAAGAAATCCATCGTTCTGACTTTTCATAACTATAATCGTTATGTAAAAATTGGTCGCACCTAATCAATAGTAACTTATAAGCATCATCAGAGTTTACACTTTCTAAAAC from Arachidicoccus sp. BS20 encodes the following:
- a CDS encoding AraC family transcriptional regulator gives rise to the protein MKVLQFTIPVQQDKTIVAREDILPYFYPYLHKHKEMQITWVQQGDGTLVANNNMHLFQNNDVFVIGADLPHVFKSTSSYFIKESNKHIRSLDIFFDPDVICDSLLNIPELRNLRTFLKNAQNGFRVPKEMAHKVSAKMLHIKELDNGLVRTLQFIELLQILASVDSPEKLSADISSSFNNENDGIRISHIYNYIMRNYERDITLEEVARQAYMTPQAFCRYFKKHTRHTFVSFLNEIRINEARKQLSTGNYESISGVAYNCGFNSISNFNRVFKSITQQAPTDYVETLKNGVEQENFEYGGSLTNYALY
- a CDS encoding universal stress protein encodes the protein MKTIIASTDFSNEANKAVEYAANVALQLKAKLIIFHNITVEPVWSEYPLSQEVYDMEIDTSKELLSALELEITKNTSGKIPVDTCFKVGIVNSELELLCEKVKPFAVFIAAHMTGSLERFVFGSHAIAIAKYNPFPVVIIPVNPVTFNGFRKVALAIDLENPGDISWEHLRSWLKSFSPKLDVVYISNEKKSGADSLAGSVTAEQQLGCFQPEFHFINNDKVESGIEEYVTNNHPDLLIIHPKKHGWFHKSESNSFILHPPVPVMTLSSVYED
- a CDS encoding phage integrase SAM-like domain and Arm DNA-binding domain-containing protein; translated protein: MKNERIDCKVILDKRRESKNHTYPLRMRLTFKRKRKYYSITTKLTEEDWNILNSESVKGQLRKIRNDIAKVEETAKDVIKSIPAFSFKEFEERFFNKRTKEEYLSFYFSEYIQTLRKNEQVKTAISYETAINSLTKFKKNIKPTEIDVKFLSEYEKWMLKNKKSNSTIGIYLRNLRSIMNILKEKKLISENEYPFGRKKYQIPQGRNVKKAIPLPYIKQIFDYKISDDNLFKERSKDFWLFSYLANGMNFTDIANLVWGDFSDDSFVFIRSKTKRTTKHNPHPITVMRNEYINAIIKKWGNVEKAKYPDELVFNHYCPTKIGYKSAVTLYSKGLQHKKLLFQNWGSTPDFFSMV
- a CDS encoding IS4 family transposase — translated: MSEIIKFTGQPILSQILNLISSSLINKAVRKHQSNRYYKKLPVRIHLISLLYGVFSYCNGLRELCEGMLACEGKLVHLGFDKAPARSTLSDANSKRSFLVFETIYTELLQQYHSFISDSRLRGLSIRNLKIIDSSTIQLFSELLRGVGRNTKDGSRKKGGIKVHTMMDAFSGVAEFVRMTAAREHDRKFLYELDLPANSWLVFDKAYNVYRQFLKWTEQKIWFVTRMKDNAVFHVTKVLVDRTKKKNAKGVLKEQYITIGVKTGNGQEQRLKLRRITFQTQDGKAYVFITNNFTLPASQIATIYKNRWMIELLFKQIKQNFPLRYFWGNSVNAIKMQVYCVLIAQLLMVVIRKKAATRKSFANMITVIRLHLMSYVSLLEFIKDTYKAWRKTHNASFAFTP
- a CDS encoding tyrosine-type recombinase/integrase, with product MVFNIISKEDDADTQISKINQFIKVTNKWMNAIAKELGIDFNVTTYVARHSFATILVTEGNAPLEFVGQSFGHANISTTQNYFSGFDKKKQVEFNKALLDFSSLS